Part of the Streptomyces sp. NBC_01353 genome, ACAAGCAGGGCGCGCTCCCGCTCGTCGCCGACGCCCGCGAGGGGCTCACGGCCCTCACCGAGGCGCTCGCCGACGACCGGCGAGGCCGACAGGAAACAGACCGGTGGATCTCCTCGAAGCAGGACTGGCAGGAACAGGTCACCGCCGCCTACGCCGTCCCCGACGAGGACGCCCGCCCCACCCAGCCGCAGGTCCTCGGTGTCCTCGACACTCTGGTCACCGAGGACGACATCCTGATCAACGCGGCCGGCTCGCTCCCCGGCGATCTCCACAAGCTCTGGCGGGCCCGGTCCACCGACCAGTACCACGTCGAATACGGGTACTCGTGCATGGGATACGAGATCCCGGCGGCGATCGGGGTCGCGCTCGCCGCGCCCGGGCGGCCGGTCTGGGCGCTCGTCGGAGACGGCACGTATCTGATGAATCCCACCGAGATCGTCACCGCCGTGCAGGAGGGACTGCCCCTCAAGGTGGTCATCCTGCAGAACCACGGGTACGCCTCCATCGGAGGGCTCTCCGAGTCCGTCGGCGGCGAGCGGTACGGCACCGCGTACCGCTTCCGGGACCCGGACGGGCGGTTCACCGGCGCGCCGCTCCCCGTCGATCTGGCCGCCAACGCGGCCTCCCTCGGAATGCGGGTGCTGACCGCCCGCACCGTACGTGACCTGCGGGAAGCCCTCGCCGACGCCCGGACGTCGACCGTTCCCACATGTGTCTATGTGGAGACCGAAACGGCAGACACAGTGTCGGGCGCGCCCCCCGCCCAGGCATGGTGGGATGTGCCCGTGGCCGAGACCTCGACCCGCCCGTCGGCGGTCAAGGCCCGGGAGGAGTACGACCGGCACGTCACCGCCCGACGCCGCCATCTCTGAAGGAGTAGTTCGTCATGACGAAGACCGTCAACCACTGGATCGGTGGCAAGACCGTCGAGGGCACGTCGGGCAACTGGGGCCCGGTCACCGACCCGGCCACCGGTGCCGTGACCACGAAGGTGGCCCTGGCCTCGGTCGACGAGGTCGACGCGGCCGTGGCCGCGGCGAAGGCCGCGTTCGAGACCTGGGGCACGGCGTCGCTCGCGCAGCGCACCACGATCCTGTTCAAGTTCCGCGCGCTGCTCGACGCCAACCGGGACGCGATCGCCGAGCTGATCACCGCCGAGCACGGCAAGGTCCACTCGGACGCGCTGGGCGAGGTCGCCCGCGGTCTGGAGATCGTCGACCTCGCCTGCGGCATCACCACCCAGCTCAAGGGCGAGCTGTCCACCCAGGTGTCGAACCGGGTGGACGTGGCCGCGATCCGCCAGCCGGTGGGTGTGGTGGCCGGCATCACGCCGTTCAACTTCCCGGCCATGGTGCCGATGTGGATGTTCCCGCTCGCCATCGCGTGCGGCAACACCTTCATCCTCAAGCCGAGCGAGAAGGACCCCTCGCCGTCGCTGAAGATCGCGGAGCTGCTCGCCGAGGCGGGCCTGCCGGACGGTGTCTTCAACGTCGTCCACGGCGACAAGGTGGCCGTGGACCGGCTCCTCGAGCACCCGGACGTCACGGCGATCTCCTTCGTCGGCTCCACCCCGATCGCCCGCTACATCCACACCACCGCCTCCGCCAAGGGCAAGCGCGTGCAGGCCCTCGGCGGCGCGAAGAACCACATGCTGGTGCTGCCGGACGCCGACCTGGACGCGGCCGCGGACGCGGCGGTCTCGGCGGCGTACGGCTCGGCCGGCGAGCGCTGCATGGCGATCTCCGCGGTCGTCGCGGTCGGCGCGATCGGCGACGAGCTCGTGGAGAAGATCCG contains:
- the mmsA gene encoding CoA-acylating methylmalonate-semialdehyde dehydrogenase codes for the protein MTKTVNHWIGGKTVEGTSGNWGPVTDPATGAVTTKVALASVDEVDAAVAAAKAAFETWGTASLAQRTTILFKFRALLDANRDAIAELITAEHGKVHSDALGEVARGLEIVDLACGITTQLKGELSTQVSNRVDVAAIRQPVGVVAGITPFNFPAMVPMWMFPLAIACGNTFILKPSEKDPSPSLKIAELLAEAGLPDGVFNVVHGDKVAVDRLLEHPDVTAISFVGSTPIARYIHTTASAKGKRVQALGGAKNHMLVLPDADLDAAADAAVSAAYGSAGERCMAISAVVAVGAIGDELVEKIRERAEKIKIGPGNDPTSEMGPLITAVHRDKVASYVKGAADEGCEVVLDGTGHTVDGFEDGHWIGLSLLDHVPTSATAYQDEIFGPVLCVLRTETYEEGVALINASPFGNGTAIFTRDGGAARRFQMEIQAGMVGVNVPIPVPVGYHSFGGWKDSLFGDHHIYGNDGVHFYTRGKVVTTRWPDPSDAPAGVDLGFPRNH